CAACGCATTTATTCCAGAGAAAGCATGGATGGTATTGCACGCTCAGCAGGTATGAGTCTACAAACATCTCTCAAAATGGAATTTGAAAACATGTATATGAGCTCAGTGTCTCAAGTGACTCCTGAACATGTTCAAAACATCGCAAAAAAGGTTCTCTCCCAACTTGAGTCAGGGCAATTTCAAATTTCTTTAGCAATTGCAAAAGATGCATTGCCAGATATTTCAGAAGCAATATTAATAGAAACACTGTTTGATGCAATTAAAATGGCACAACATAGTGAAGTGCCAAAAGACCACCAAATTCAGAAAAGAAGCACAACAAACACTGCCGAAGAAAACTGGCTATCGTCCTACACGCATCACGTTTCTCACTCCAACAATGCAGTAAAACAAATTAAAATAGAGCTCCCATTGGGCAAGGTTCTAAAAATAAACTTTAGAAAATCATCGCGACTCCCTATAGTCAGCGGTATGCTGCTTCTTAAAGGCGGTTATGTAAGAGAACCAAAAGAAAAAAATGGAGTCAGTGGCCTCATGGCGAGCATGCTGACAAGAGGAACACAAAGACAAACCTACCGAAAATTTATTGAAGAATTAGAAGACAACGCTTCAAGTATTAGTGCTTTTTCGTCACGAGATCTTTTTGGCATGCGTTTTGATTCAATTAGTGAAAATAGTTTAAGAACAGCGCAAATGCTCTTGGATTGCTTTTTTAGGCCAGAATTTTCGCAAAGCGAATGGCAAAGAACCCACAAAGAAACTTTAGAAGTATTGATTGCGCAAAAAGATAGCCCTACTGCACGTCTTGCCCGCATTTCTCAACCCTTATTATTTCCAAATCACTCTTATTCATTTATTGGAATTGGCAACGAACAGTCTTTAAATAATATTCAAAAGAATGATGCACTGGATATTTGGAAACAGTTATTTACGGCAACGGAATTTGTTTTTTCTATTGCAGGAGATTTTGATCTTAAATCATTTGTTCACTTAATAGAGTCTGAGTTTAAAACATTTTTTCTTTCTGACTATCAAGAAAAAACTTTGACTCAACCAACCGCACCTCTTTTTCCTAAAATCAATGATCCCCAAGTTGGTTTTGATGAAATTGAACGCGAACAAGCCCATATCACTGTTTCATTTCGCTCATTTAGTATTTCTGATCACAGAAGAACAGCGCTTGAGTTGGCAGCAAATATTTTAGCGGGTCAAGGTGGTCGACTATTTTTAGATTTACGCGATAAACGATCTTTAGCTTATTCTGTAAGTGCTTCGCAATCACCTAATGTATTAGCAGGAGTTTTTACGGCATACATTGCCACCACATACCATAAAGCTCAGGAAGCCATTGAAGGACTTAAATTTCATATCGAAAAACTAGCGCAAGAGCCGCCTTCAATTGAAGAATTAAAACGAGCGCAGCATTCAGTGCTAGGCTCCCAAAGTATCGAATCTCAACATCATAATTACCAAGCGTCACAGCTTGCCATGAGTGATGTATATGGACTCGATTTTGATAATTTTTTAAGATTTTCTGAGCGGGTGAACGCTGTTACAGCAGAACAAGTCAGTGAAGTTTTACAAAGTCTATTAATTGAAAATATCCCTATTATTTCAGTGGTTGGCCCTAAAGGCACTTGGATCCCTGATAAACATGATCCTATGTTAAAATGGAACTTGAAAAACATATGAAAGACTCATTTTTTTTCAACAACTCTAAAGATATACTTATTTTACTTGATAAAAGTGGTAAAATTTTAATTTCTAATAGTGCTGCAAAAAAATATTCCTTATATGAAGACAAAGAAATCTTTCCGCAACTGGTTCCAACTGAAGCTGCGCAATTGGCAGCAACTTTTGATCAATTGATGAAAGATTCCATACAAAAAACTGTTCTGCTTGAATTGACAGGATTTCCAGTTATCACCTCACGGACACGCTGGAAAATCACCTATCTTCAAGCAGAACAAGCTTTTGCTTTTTGTTGTGAAGAACTCACAGAATTTTCTGCAGAAGATTTTTTACTCCATACTGGTCTCATGAAAACTGTTTTTGATCATGATCCAGACTTAATTTCTATAATCAATAGAGTTGGAAATTTTGTTTTTGTAAATCTTGCCGTTTACCAGTTTGCAGGTCTTTCTAATCCACCATTACTTATCGAAAAAATCAATTCATCAATTGAAAATAAAGAATTGTGGCTCCCCGGTTATGAAAATATTCAAAAATTTAGAGAAAAAGAAAATATAAATATTGAAGCCACGACAGATTCTATGGGCAATCCTGTATGGTTTGAAAATAATTATATACCATTAAACTTAAAATATGGTGAAAATATGACTTTAGTCATATCCAAAAATATCACACCCTGGAAAAAATTTGAAAAAAATTTAATTGATGCACAAAATAACCTTTATTTTAAACATCGTTTTTTATTTTTAGATAGTATGATGTTAAACAAGTTCGAAAAACATTTTAATATTTTGTCCGCTGAAGAACAAAATTTTGCGACAAAAATTAAAAAAGTAAAACACTACTTAACCGAAAAATACAAAACAGAATGCTTCACGAGTTTTAATCTCAAAAGCATTTTTTCTTTTATTTTAAGCTCATTGAATGACCCGTTAAACTCTTATGAGATTCAAGTACAAGAAAATTTTGAAAATATTGAAAACGTTGAAATTCAATGTTTTCAATATGACTTAATTCAAGCTTTTTTAAATATTTTTTATAATGCAATTAATGCTATTATTTTAAGTCAAAAAGTCTCAGAAAGAATGATTAAAATACAAACAGACATCCAAAATGGCGGTGTAAATATTTTAATTATAAATAACGGCAGTGTTGTAAAACCAGAAATTCAGGATAAAATTTTTGAACCTTTTATTACAAGTTTGCCTTCTGGACATGGTACTGGTTTAGGTTTAAGCATTGCAAAAGATATCATTGAAAACCACAATGGAACAATCAGTTTTACTAGTGACGCCGATTGGACGACATTTTCTATAACTTTACCTTTGCAATGACACAACTCGTTGTCCCTCCAACCCCTAAACTAATTTTACCACAAATTAATCCCTCTTCTGAAACAGAGATATCTTGAAAATTATTAAGTAACAAATTTCTTTTCAATGAAAGAATTTTAGGATTGACTTTTTTAGGATCAATACCAGAAGGTAACAAACGGTAGGTATTAGAATTTAAGGATTGAATTCCTAAAAGTTGCGCGGTGAGCTCCCAACCTCCCGATACCGCCATTCCATGCCCAAAAATTCCTTTTCGTGCAGAAATGTAAGCAGATTGCGGCACATAATCTTCGATTAGGGTAAATTCATTCCAATCGCCTGGAGTTCCAGTGGCATGCATATCCCATAATTGTATTTGTGAAGAAACAACCTGTGCATTGGCAAAAGCTCTCTCAATAGCAAGCTTTGGACCGTTTTTAGAAGGTGTAATAATATGCTCTGCATCACTGCTGGTTCCTGCCCCTAAAATTTCTACCCCAAGCGGCTTTACGCCGAGAGGAGACATGGCATCTTCTGCCGCAATAATCCACGTACAAGCACCTCCAGACACATGAGTACCTCGCAGATCACAAAAAGGAATACTAGGAGAATCGCCCAATACCGCAAGACGTCCATTATAAAATGCAGAGATCACTTCATCGGATGGCACTGCATCCGATGCTCCAACAATTGCCGCATCAATTTTACCCGATCGGATATCATACAATGCCTGCTCAACCAGGGTACCAAAAGACGCACATGCACCAGCAAACCCATTGGCAACTCCATGCAAATTTAACAACATCGAGACCTGAGATGCCGGCACGCTTTGTGTATTCCAGAGTAAATTGGGAGAGGCCGCTTCCCATGGAGGTGTTGGGCATTGATATTTTTCAAAGAGATTTCTTTTCGCTTTTGTTTTCCAACGAATTAACGATAATTTTGCCGTTTCTATATCTTCGCCTTGAACAATATGGCTTTCAATTTCTTTTAATTCGTTTAATAAATTTTTTAACTCTATCGACTTTTCTGCCCAATAAGCATTCCATACTTGCAACGCTTCATAGCGTTCAAAAGAATCTGACAAAAAAGAATTTGGATTTTTTGGAACATCGTGCAATTCAATTTTATTATTTAGATACTCTTGGTACAATTGATTTCTTGCAGGATCTGCCCAAAACGCATTCCATTTAAAAAATACTGCATCAGTTTGGCGCGAAAGTTTGCAAATCATTGGAATATCACCTAAACCATGAGCATAATGAATTGCTAAATTAGGATCTAAAGTTTGTAATGCCTTTTCTAATCCAGGATTGGTTTCGAGTGCATCAATTAAACTTCCTATGGCAAACTTAACCACCTCGCCACTCTTTTCATTCAGTAATGAAAATCTTTTGGGCTCATGTCGCTTGTCCAACCATGTTTTATATTGAGAAAAATCAAACGTTGGAACACCCACCAAAAACAAGTCAGAAAAAGATTTTTTTAAAGTTAATGAGCATTTGCTTTCTGAAAGCAACGATAAAAACTCTTTTAAATTTGCAGCACCTGGAGCGACTACGGATGCTCCATATAGATAAACTCGTCTTGTTTGCATTGTTGTCCTACAGGCCATCTTACACGTCCTCAATTTGAAGAAATATATTTTATAACGTTGTTCACACTAACAGAAAAATGGAGGCTTAAAAAATTTAATGACTATTAGTTTCTATTTTTTTTGAGGCTATCGTTTAACACAATCAAATCAGAGACTGCCTTTGAAGCGCCGTACCACTTTTCAGCAATGATTTTGTACTCATCACCCTCTTTACGGAGATATAAGAACTTCCTGCCAAAATCAACCTTATCTGGAGAGGTATATTTTTGAAAAAATTCTACAAGTAATTGATTTTGAAATGACAATATTTTAGGTTCGCTGACTTGTACTTTAATATCACCTTGGCGAATTTTGGATAAGTTCATTTTCATATTTAACCAACCATTTTTGCTTTTTCCTAGAGAGCGAAAATGTTCAGAATAATAACTCAAATACACTTTAAATTCAGATTTTTCCCAACTTTGTCTCCATGATTCAACCATATCTATGACTTTTTCTTTTTCTTGCTGAACAGACTCGTAACTCACCATCTGCATTTCTGAAACAATCACAACAGGTGTTTTAAATTCCGTGACATATTTTGTGATATCGAGCACATCTTCGTTTCGCAAAGCAACACACCCTTCTGTATCAAAGGGACGCTGCATTCTTTCGTTACTATCTACACCATGAATCCAAATACCAGATCCTGTTTTGCGTTGTCTTTTGTCAAAAATATTAGGATAATCAAGCACAAAAGCTCTTGGACCGTACTTGCGCGCTGCATTACCCCAAAGTTGCATTAACGTAGAGCCTTCTTTGCGGCCGACAATAAAATAAATGCCTTCAGGAGTGCGGTTATCACCGCGAAACTTTTTATCCCCTGGTTCTTTACCGGTTAAAGCATGATAACGTTTTACAAGAGAATATGTTCCACTCGGCGTCACCTTAAAAACGCTCAGCCTGTGAAGATTTTTTTCGACAACCATTGCATAAGTGGGTTCATAGGACGTCAAGCTAATAAAAGCGGAAGGAATATTTTGTATTGAGTTTGATTGTGATTGCGTGTCTATCGCCTTAGGAACTGTGATAGCAAGGCCGCTATTGAACGTTTTTTGGAATAGCGGGCTTTTATGCACATCAGACGAATTTTGGCTTATAATATGTTCATTTTTTTGTAAAAGTAAATTTTCTTTTGGTTTGCCAAGAGAAACTTGGTTAGAAATCAATAAAATAGCAAAAAATATATTTAACTTTTTAATATCATTAAGTTTAAAAAAATTGCTATTCACCTTACGCAATCTCCATGAACCAAAGAGACAACATTATTTCATAATAGCCGCAATCTGCTCACGTATATTTGAGGAAAGTCGAACCCCCATATAAGACACTGTATCTGCTGCTAAAAGGGTTGCGATTTGACCAGATTGTTCAAGGTTTAAACCTCGACACAAGCCAAACATAAAACCTCCGGCAAACATATCGCCTGCACCCGTAGTATCGGCAACTTCAACTTTTTTTGCAGGGATAAATATAACCTTTCCATCATAGGCAATGTATGCGCCCTTTTCACCATCTTTAACAACAGAAATTTGAATAAATTTAGCTAGTTCTAAAGCTGCCGCCTCAGGAGATTTCTCTAAAAGAATATTTGCTTCTTCTGCATTTAAAAAAACCAAATGCGTTTTTTCGAGTAGTGACATGATTCGAGCTCGCCCATGTCTTTTGATCACAAACGGATCTGCAACATCAAACGCTACCTTTACATCATTCAGCAATGCATGATCAATGGCTGCACTCAGAGCATCAATTTGATTTTGACTATCAAGCATATAACCTGTAGAAAAAAAGATCTTTGATTTTGCAATGTCGTCAAAAGGAACATAACTCGGTTTGTATAAAAGACACGCCCCTAAATTGGTATTTAGGGTCCGTTCACCATCTGGAGTCACAACAACAAGACACGTACCTGTATGAACGCCGTCAACAATTGATAGCCTGTTTTCAATACTGAGTTCATCTAATCTTTTTGCAAAAGCGCGCCCATACGCATCATCGCCAACAGTGCTGCTGTAGCTCGTTTTGGCACCTAAAATTGCCATCCCCCTCAGGGCATTCGATGCACTGCCCCCAAGCTCAACTTCTGGTTTAACACTACCCAAGTTTTGCAAAACATTTTTTTGCGTTGCTTCATCGACTAACTGCATCACACCTTTGTTCATTCCAAAAGTTTTTAGGTCTGAATCATTAGCGCGAACAAGAAGATCGATAAGGGCATTTTCGATGGAAACGACATCAAAAGCATGACGGAATTGTTCCGTAGAAAAAAAAGAATTTTGAATCATCTTAAACAAACCTCAACTGTTACCTCGTCAAATCAACATTTATGACGCAAGGGTTCTGTCATATGTAAATCACTATTGCGTTGTAAAGGGTCCTAGCAATTTAAAATCGATACCGCCAAGCAAATCTCTTACCACAACAAAACCACCAACAGAGCTACCCGCTGATGATTTTGGATTCCAATTGGTGTTATTTGCAGTATCAAGTTTTAGGTCTCCCGAACTCACATACCATTGCAGCCGCACTTTATAGTTAAACAATGTATTATTCGGATCTCTACCTGAAGGAACAGTAGGAAACGTTAAATTTGCAGTAATGTTTGTTTCCTCATTTGCTGGAATTGTAGCAGAACTTGCTGGTGCAACAGAAGAAATTTGAATAGGATTATTTGTGATAGCAAGTCCACTTTTAATTTGCGCAATTTTAGACGCTGATACCCATGTGGTGAGTGGTGCCGTTGCCCACCATCCATCCGAAGAATCTGGCAAAAAATAAAACGAATAAAAACCATTATCAGACGAAACAGCAGAACTTGCTGTATAATTCAATTGAAAACCAGGTACATCCTTAGCCAAATTTAAATAAGAATTTAAATTTGTTGTACTTAAATGTGCACAATTTACAACATAATCAAATACAGTGAGACGAAATGGAGCTGACTGAATTGTAACACTTGGAGTGGATGCTGGTGACAAAAAATTTGCTAACGTTACCGCTGAGCCTTGACCAGGCGACACTCCTCGTGCACCACCGCCACCACTTAAATAATTATTGCCAATTGGAAATCCTTTTATACTGTTTAACGTGACTGTTGGTGTTTCTGCGGTAGGAGAAACAACAAGCAAATAAAAATGAGTTGTTGCACAACCAGTTCTCAATGGGAATTGTTGTGTTGACGTATTGGTTAAAGTATTTCCACCAGAAATAAGAGTACTATCTTGAAACACACCAGCGACAACACGCACTTTATTAATGACATAATATTCATTATTGCCATCATTGCATCCAACAAAAAATAAACAGAAAAATAGTTGCAAATTCACTATAATTTTTTTTCTATGACAAAACATAAAGCACCCTAAATTAAAATTTTGCAATAATTCCAATTGTTGGAATTATTGGCAGTGACGTTATTTCTATTTTTTTTGAGTAATCTTGATTATACGTTACAAAAGATACATTTTTTCTATTAAAAACATTTAAAATATCTAAGTAGGTTGTTAAGGTCCAATCTGGATACAAAAAATCATACTCAGTTCTAAAATCAACTTGCATAATAAATGGGTTTCTTGCATCATTTTTATTAATACCATATATATTGCCATCGGGTTGTGGTGTATATTTACCCGTATTTTGATTAAAAATTCCAGAATTTATTGAAGTATATGGAGCTCCTGTTAAAAATTGAAACTTTGCGCCAGCTTTCCAATTTCCAGTAATTTTTTGCCCATAAACAATATTTAGAGAATGCGTTCTATCGTATTCTGAATAACGCCAAATGCCAGTTAGTGGATCTTTAATTTCTGCGGTACTGATTCCATAACTCAACCAACCAAACCAAAAATCAGAAGGTTTTTTCTTAATAAAAATCTCAAGCCCCTTAGCGCGAGAACTGATAGAATTTTCAAATTTATTATTTGGATTTTCTACTGCCATACCAACTAAAGACTGGCTTGTTTTACTCCACAGTTGAATATCGGCCGAAAAGTTTTCTAAAAAACTGACTTCATATCCAACCACAAGTTGTGCGCTTCTTTCTAAGCTTAATTTGGGATTGCCATAAGATGAACTGCTATATTGTACTGCAGGCATTTGACTGTAATATCCAGCAGCAAATTTTAAAATATGATCTTCTATGAGTTCGTACCGAATGCCAATTCTTGGATCAATACCTATTTGATTTGAATTAGTTCCTATTAAAACATTAACTCCAGGATTTACAGTCAAGCTTTTAATTGGCGAATATGTAACATCAAAAAATAGATCGCCATATAATTGTGATAGTATTAAATATTGATAAACTCGAGGAGCCAATTCTGGATCAAAAAACACAGTGGGATCACCGCTTGGAAATTGCACAACATTTAGGCCTACCGTATTGTAGGTGTATTTTGGGCGAACTCCCACGCCAAATGATAATTTTTCATCTATTTTTTTATCAACAATTAAGCCAATACCAAACAAATGGCTTTTGATATCTAATGTGTTTCCTAATATATCTTGTTGAAATAAAAAATACCGCTGTTGAAAAACAAATTTTACCACAACATCGTTACTTAAATTTAAATTATAACGCACGCCAGAAACTTGCAAATAGCTATAAAAAGAAAATTTATTTTTACCATCTGCGGTTGTGCTGTCACCAAGGCTTGCCGACAAAGACGCTCTATCTGCTGCACCAACCAGATAACCCTGCCAAGTCCCTAACGCATGATTGCCATTGAGTACCAACTGATAGTCCGTTGCTTGCGGAATTGTCACAAAGCTTGAAGACCCTGCGATTTTTTGAATAAGTGGTTTGTATAATTCAAGATATGTTCTTCTAAATCCAAGTCTATAGCCTATGGCATTATCATTTGAGTTTTGTTGCGTTACATTTTCGGACTGAGTTTGTGTGGTATCTGTTTTAGGAGCATCAAGGCGCCCTTCCATGTAAATTCCTGTTTGAACAAGACCTAAATCATATTCACCTGACAACCGTTCTGGAGTTGTATTCTGACTTTTTAATTGAATCACTCCTCCAATAGTATCTGCATATCTTGAACTAAAACTTCCTGGAAAAAAGTCCATTGCTTCAATCATTTTTGGAGGAATAATTGTTTCTGCACCTCCAAAATGAAAAATAAAGGGAAAGACCAAATCATCATAAAAAAAGGAGTTGTCTCCAGGCAAACCACCTCTAACCACCAGATCAGCACTTCCTACATTTGCAGGAAGAACAGAGGGCAATGTTTGCAGTACCCTTACAGGATCCCGCCCCGCTCCTGGAGTTTGGGTAAATTCTTCTTGTTGAAATGTATTTTGGGAAATTTCATTTTTTTGCTTGGCTCGAATGACTCCAAATCCCCCATAAACGGGAGCTGGTTCTAATTGAAACGGAGAAGATGATAAAAGCTTTCCATTTTTAATTTCAATTGTTAAATCTTGAAAATTGTCGGCACGAATTAAAATTCCAGAAGACGATTTGTCAATATAAAACTCAAACGAACCATCTTTGTTTGTCCGAACAAATGAATTACGATTGCTTTGATCAATAATCAACGCGTCGGCAATAGGATTTTTTGATCCCAATTGTTTAACAATTCCTTCAATACAAATTTTATTTAAATCTTGAGATTTAACACATGCATTCGCATGGGAAAAACAAAACACAATTTGCACAAAAAATAAGCAAATTATCGTTGATAATCGATTTTTAAACATAAAATTGTACCTAAAATAAAAAATTAATAACAAAAAATTTTACGGCCAATGATCATGCAACGATAAAAGATAGCATAAAATTGAGAAAAATAAAAATTTGCCAACTCGATAATTAACAATTATTATTTCTTGTTTGAAAGAAGATTTGATAGATAAGGAAACACTGTGTTCAAAAAGTACGTTCAAAAAAATATTTTTACAAAAATTAAGTTTAATAGCCAATTTAATTGGAAACAAAGTTGGGTATGGGTAATTTTAATTGCGACTTGTTTACTAAGACTATTTTGGTCTGCCAATTTTCCAATCGGTAATGATGAAGCGTATTACTGGGACTGGTCAAGGCAGTTACAATTAAGTTATGTTGACGCCCCACCTTTTGTTGCTTGGATCGCATTTCTAGGAGGACTTCTTTTTTCTGGAGAAATTGGGGTACGTTTATTTATTCCTATTTTTTATTTTTTTACAACTATATTTTTAATTTTATGTGCTCGAGAAATTGAAATTATAAAAAATCGACAATTAACTAATGAAACTGTTATTTCTATTTTTATACTCAGCCAACTTATTCCTATATTTAGCCTTGAAGGAATGATGTTAATTCCAGATGGTCCGTTATTATTTGGAATTTCTGGAGCATTATTTTATTTATTAAAAGCAAACCGAAAAGCTTTACATAAAAATTCTTCCTTAGCAATAAAAGACGGTTTATTATTGGGAATTTTTCTTGGTCTTGCAGGTCTATCAAAATATCATGCATTACCAATTTCTATTGGTTTTTTTATAGCGACATTGGTTTTTCGCGGCATTAGTGCAAGCATTAAAGACTATAAATTTTGGTTTGTCGCAATTTTTGTTTCTATTGTAATTTCCAGTCCTGTTTTTGTTTGGAATTATAATAACAATTATGCCTCATTTCGCTTTCAGTCGCAACATGGATTTTCTGATTTTAATTTTAGTTTTTATACAATTTTTAAATTTTTTCTCGGTATTTCACTTTACTTAATGCCTTGGTTTTTTATATCTTTACTCTATTTTTCATTTAAAGAACTCAAAAAAAACAAATACTATAACTCTCCTGCAATTTTTTCGATAATCCCGTTTTATTTTTTATTTTTAATAATTTTAATATCTTCAATGGGTAAACAAACGCTTGCTCACTGGGTTATGCCTGGATTTTTACTTTTAATCCCTGCATTTGCTATTAATTGGAAGCCTTTACAATCAAAATATAAATCAATTTGGAAAAAATTATTTTACTTATCATTTGCAATTTCAATTATAATTCCAACTTTATTGAGTTTTAATTTTATTAATAATTTTATAATAAGAACTTATGCATACATTAATGGAAATTCTGATACTCTTTTTCAGTTTTATATATGGAAAGACTTAGAAATTTTTATGCAAGATCAACAAAATATATTGCTTTCCTTAAATGAATATAAACAAAATGAATTAGTTTCAAAAAAATGTGACAATGAGTATGAAATTGCCTCACTCAAGTGGTTTTGGACAGCACAAATGGCATTTCATTTTAAACATCAACCAAAAATTTATAATTTTGATTTCGATAACAGTTCATTTTATACTTGGCGTGATAAACTTTATGAGCTGGCTGAGTGCAAAATTATTATTGTAGGTAGTCAAGATCATTTTCAGGCAAATGAAATATTTAAAATTATGAATGTTGAAGAAATAAAAAAATTTACTCTCTCTCCTTATACAGGAAAAAACATTGTTTTTATTAAAGGAAGTTTAAAAGAAGAAGGGGTTCTTAGAAAAATTTATGAAAACACTCTAATAAATATCAGATATTAAACAAATTGATCGGACATAGAAAAGATGACAATCAAGCCTTGTTAGTTTTAACATTCTATTTTAAAACAGCATTTGTTTGTTGCTTGCTGGCTTCAATTCAAAGGAGAATCACTTGAAAAAAGTTAAAATTTACACAACAACAGTTTGTCCATACTGTAACTCTGCAAAAAATCTTTTTAAAAATTTAAACATTGAATACGAAGAAATCAATCTTGATAACAATTCTGAACTCAGAGCGAAACTTTCGCAAGAAAATAACGGTTGGCGAACTGTACCCATGGTATTTATTGGCGATAAATTTATTGGTGGTTTTGATGATACAAACAAACTACACAGAGAGGGAAAACTTTTAAGCTTAATTCATTCTTAATTAAATTTATGTTCCTAAATAACACATTTTTTAAAAAAAGTTTTAAAATGGCAAAAAAAATCTTTATTCTTTTAGTGATCTCATTAAATTGCTCTG
This region of Spirobacillus cienkowskii genomic DNA includes:
- a CDS encoding pitrilysin family protein; its protein translation is MYNIKNPIIHRFLPNGMEVYLQPSDFAPIVSIQVLVKVGSIDEEAEPYKENGLAHVLEHMLFKGTKKFPNSGQIASIVEFEGGDINAYTTFDHTNYHLTAPAPFALKGAEVLLDVVQNSLLEQEELKKELEVIIEEIKRSRDNPNAVVSHNLFSLFYNGTRMASPVIGYQDIVQNFTREQVYSFYKKWYLPNNMIFVATGDFNSQTMYDHLVELSKEFTPHSVPKRFRAPLPETTLQTPTAKIERGAWQEARLQIATPAPVLEEHDMPLWDVFASILGESDTSRLTRILRDELQLVTSIDCSCYTPKYPCGLLGIGFFARAHNTLSAIKIIAQEIRRIAEVPPTRDELNRVLNTLKAQRIYSRESMDGIARSAGMSLQTSLKMEFENMYMSSVSQVTPEHVQNIAKKVLSQLESGQFQISLAIAKDALPDISEAILIETLFDAIKMAQHSEVPKDHQIQKRSTTNTAEENWLSSYTHHVSHSNNAVKQIKIELPLGKVLKINFRKSSRLPIVSGMLLLKGGYVREPKEKNGVSGLMASMLTRGTQRQTYRKFIEELEDNASSISAFSSRDLFGMRFDSISENSLRTAQMLLDCFFRPEFSQSEWQRTHKETLEVLIAQKDSPTARLARISQPLLFPNHSYSFIGIGNEQSLNNIQKNDALDIWKQLFTATEFVFSIAGDFDLKSFVHLIESEFKTFFLSDYQEKTLTQPTAPLFPKINDPQVGFDEIEREQAHITVSFRSFSISDHRRTALELAANILAGQGGRLFLDLRDKRSLAYSVSASQSPNVLAGVFTAYIATTYHKAQEAIEGLKFHIEKLAQEPPSIEELKRAQHSVLGSQSIESQHHNYQASQLAMSDVYGLDFDNFLRFSERVNAVTAEQVSEVLQSLLIENIPIISVVGPKGTWIPDKHDPMLKWNLKNI
- a CDS encoding PAS domain-containing sensor histidine kinase, encoding MKDSFFFNNSKDILILLDKSGKILISNSAAKKYSLYEDKEIFPQLVPTEAAQLAATFDQLMKDSIQKTVLLELTGFPVITSRTRWKITYLQAEQAFAFCCEELTEFSAEDFLLHTGLMKTVFDHDPDLISIINRVGNFVFVNLAVYQFAGLSNPPLLIEKINSSIENKELWLPGYENIQKFREKENINIEATTDSMGNPVWFENNYIPLNLKYGENMTLVISKNITPWKKFEKNLIDAQNNLYFKHRFLFLDSMMLNKFEKHFNILSAEEQNFATKIKKVKHYLTEKYKTECFTSFNLKSIFSFILSSLNDPLNSYEIQVQENFENIENVEIQCFQYDLIQAFLNIFYNAINAIILSQKVSERMIKIQTDIQNGGVNILIINNGSVVKPEIQDKIFEPFITSLPSGHGTGLGLSIAKDIIENHNGTISFTSDADWTTFSITLPLQ
- a CDS encoding beta-ketoacyl synthase N-terminal-like domain-containing protein: MACRTTMQTRRVYLYGASVVAPGAANLKEFLSLLSESKCSLTLKKSFSDLFLVGVPTFDFSQYKTWLDKRHEPKRFSLLNEKSGEVVKFAIGSLIDALETNPGLEKALQTLDPNLAIHYAHGLGDIPMICKLSRQTDAVFFKWNAFWADPARNQLYQEYLNNKIELHDVPKNPNSFLSDSFERYEALQVWNAYWAEKSIELKNLLNELKEIESHIVQGEDIETAKLSLIRWKTKAKRNLFEKYQCPTPPWEAASPNLLWNTQSVPASQVSMLLNLHGVANGFAGACASFGTLVEQALYDIRSGKIDAAIVGASDAVPSDEVISAFYNGRLAVLGDSPSIPFCDLRGTHVSGGACTWIIAAEDAMSPLGVKPLGVEILGAGTSSDAEHIITPSKNGPKLAIERAFANAQVVSSQIQLWDMHATGTPGDWNEFTLIEDYVPQSAYISARKGIFGHGMAVSGGWELTAQLLGIQSLNSNTYRLLPSGIDPKKVNPKILSLKRNLLLNNFQDISVSEEGLICGKISLGVGGTTSCVIAKVKL
- a CDS encoding L,D-transpeptidase family protein, whose translation is MNSNFFKLNDIKKLNIFFAILLISNQVSLGKPKENLLLQKNEHIISQNSSDVHKSPLFQKTFNSGLAITVPKAIDTQSQSNSIQNIPSAFISLTSYEPTYAMVVEKNLHRLSVFKVTPSGTYSLVKRYHALTGKEPGDKKFRGDNRTPEGIYFIVGRKEGSTLMQLWGNAARKYGPRAFVLDYPNIFDKRQRKTGSGIWIHGVDSNERMQRPFDTEGCVALRNEDVLDITKYVTEFKTPVVIVSEMQMVSYESVQQEKEKVIDMVESWRQSWEKSEFKVYLSYYSEHFRSLGKSKNGWLNMKMNLSKIRQGDIKVQVSEPKILSFQNQLLVEFFQKYTSPDKVDFGRKFLYLRKEGDEYKIIAEKWYGASKAVSDLIVLNDSLKKNRN
- a CDS encoding adenosine kinase — its product is MIQNSFFSTEQFRHAFDVVSIENALIDLLVRANDSDLKTFGMNKGVMQLVDEATQKNVLQNLGSVKPEVELGGSASNALRGMAILGAKTSYSSTVGDDAYGRAFAKRLDELSIENRLSIVDGVHTGTCLVVVTPDGERTLNTNLGACLLYKPSYVPFDDIAKSKIFFSTGYMLDSQNQIDALSAAIDHALLNDVKVAFDVADPFVIKRHGRARIMSLLEKTHLVFLNAEEANILLEKSPEAAALELAKFIQISVVKDGEKGAYIAYDGKVIFIPAKKVEVADTTGAGDMFAGGFMFGLCRGLNLEQSGQIATLLAADTVSYMGVRLSSNIREQIAAIMK